One genomic region from Pseudomonas sp. R5-89-07 encodes:
- a CDS encoding integrase arm-type DNA-binding domain-containing protein — translation MPRLAIPLSDLQCRTAKTRERAYKLFDGGGMYLFVKPNGVKTWRLKYTKPSGKEGTLIIGNYPIVTLSVARRKRDEAKALLLDNLDPMEEKKKAKIVAQRAALLFETVALEWHADMSRRWTEGHAKTVMSRLRTHVFPQIGQRPIAELDTHDLLEITQRIKERGTMDVALRVQNYLSTIMRGAKRARQITLNPALDLAGSIHAPRTVHRPALSLNRLPELLHRIDNYNGRELTRLAVLLTLHVFVRSSELRFARWSEFDLQRAMWEIPDTRAPIEGVRNSTRGTKMNGDIQMVPLSPQVIEILERLRSLSRFSELVLPGDHKYWKPMSENTVNTMLRNVGYDTSKDVCGHGFRTMACSALLESGLWTDAAIERQMSHKERNRVRAAYIHKAEFLEQRRLIMAWWSNYIDANRHGHVTPHEFAHPVGDNITALQNSRGASKRG, via the coding sequence ATGCCACGTCTAGCGATCCCCCTCAGCGACCTGCAATGCCGCACGGCCAAAACCCGCGAACGCGCCTACAAACTGTTCGACGGCGGCGGCATGTACCTTTTCGTCAAACCCAATGGCGTGAAGACCTGGCGCTTGAAGTACACCAAGCCCAGCGGCAAGGAAGGTACGCTCATCATCGGCAATTACCCCATCGTTACCCTTTCCGTCGCACGGCGTAAGCGAGACGAGGCCAAGGCATTGCTGCTCGACAATCTCGACCCAATGGAAGAAAAGAAGAAGGCCAAGATCGTAGCCCAGCGGGCGGCACTGCTTTTCGAAACCGTTGCTCTGGAGTGGCACGCCGATATGTCCCGTCGCTGGACCGAAGGCCACGCAAAAACCGTAATGAGCCGACTGCGCACCCACGTCTTCCCGCAGATCGGCCAACGGCCCATTGCCGAGCTCGATACCCACGACCTGCTAGAGATCACCCAGCGCATCAAGGAACGCGGCACTATGGATGTGGCGTTAAGGGTACAGAACTACTTATCCACCATCATGCGCGGGGCCAAAAGGGCTCGGCAGATCACCCTGAATCCTGCACTGGATCTGGCAGGCTCGATTCACGCGCCGCGCACAGTCCATCGCCCGGCCCTCTCCCTCAACCGCCTACCCGAACTGCTACACCGTATCGACAACTACAACGGCCGCGAGCTGACGCGCCTCGCCGTCCTGCTGACGTTGCATGTATTCGTCCGCTCCAGCGAACTGCGCTTCGCTCGATGGAGTGAGTTCGACCTCCAACGCGCCATGTGGGAAATCCCCGATACACGCGCACCGATTGAAGGGGTACGCAACTCCACACGCGGGACCAAGATGAACGGCGACATTCAAATGGTTCCGCTATCGCCGCAGGTCATCGAAATACTGGAGCGCCTGCGCAGCCTGAGTCGCTTTTCAGAGTTGGTGCTACCGGGCGACCACAAGTATTGGAAGCCCATGTCCGAGAACACGGTGAACACCATGCTCCGCAACGTCGGCTATGACACCAGCAAGGACGTATGCGGCCACGGCTTCAGGACCATGGCCTGTAGCGCCCTCCTGGAGTCCGGGTTATGGACCGACGCAGCCATCGAAAGACAAATGAGCCACAAGGAACGCAACCGTGTGCGCGCCGCGTATATCCACAAGGCTGAATTCCTCGAACAGCGTAGGCTAATCATGGCGTGGTGGAGCAACTACATCGACGCCAACCGCCATGGGCATGTGACGCCCCACGAATTCGCTCATCCGGTCGGCGACAACATTACCGCCCTACAAAATAGCCGTGGCGCATCCAAACGTGGGTAA
- the bcsQ gene encoding cellulose biosynthesis protein BcsQ, protein MSLSSEILALFGKDVTHDADGINARMHFFGSVPEESHHFLQPLDTPELRPKIVALVSINGGVGRSTLVTALSSGLQRHGESVVALDLDPQNALHHHFGVSSTLPGIGRTSLEHGQWGPLQQLGFAGCQVITFGDIDIQQQENLERWLKHEPGWLAQRLGSLGLSERQTVIIDTPAGNNVYFHQALSVADVVLVIVQPDAACLGTLDHLDTLLAPHLECPCPPVVQVVVNQVDESNAFSLDMVEAFKHRLGQDPLEVHSDMAINEALAFAADPLDNVTKRLASDDINALCLLLKAPKKTA, encoded by the coding sequence ATGAGCCTTAGCAGTGAAATCCTGGCGTTGTTTGGCAAAGACGTCACCCATGATGCCGATGGCATCAATGCGCGAATGCACTTTTTCGGCAGTGTCCCTGAAGAATCCCATCACTTTCTCCAACCGCTGGATACGCCTGAGTTGCGCCCAAAAATAGTGGCGTTGGTGTCTATCAATGGCGGCGTCGGGCGCAGCACGCTGGTTACAGCATTGAGCAGCGGCCTGCAGCGTCATGGCGAGTCGGTGGTGGCGCTGGATCTGGACCCGCAAAATGCCTTGCACCATCACTTTGGCGTCAGTTCCACCTTGCCGGGTATCGGGCGCACCAGTCTGGAGCATGGGCAATGGGGGCCGCTGCAGCAGTTGGGGTTTGCCGGTTGCCAGGTGATCACCTTCGGCGATATCGATATCCAGCAGCAGGAGAACCTGGAGCGTTGGCTCAAGCATGAGCCCGGTTGGCTGGCGCAGCGTCTTGGGTCGTTGGGCCTCAGCGAGCGGCAGACGGTAATTATCGATACTCCCGCCGGTAATAATGTCTATTTTCATCAGGCGCTGAGCGTCGCCGATGTGGTGCTGGTCATTGTGCAGCCGGACGCTGCGTGCCTGGGCACGCTGGATCATCTGGACACGCTGCTCGCCCCGCATCTTGAATGCCCATGCCCCCCTGTGGTGCAGGTGGTGGTCAATCAGGTGGATGAAAGCAATGCCTTCAGCCTGGATATGGTCGAGGCGTTCAAGCATCGGCTTGGCCAAGACCCGCTGGAGGTGCATAGTGACATGGCGATCAACGAGGCGTTGGCTTTTGCGGCTGACCCGTTGGATAACGTCACGAAGCGGCTTGCCAGTGACGACATCAATGCGCTGTGCCTGCTGTTGAAGGCGCCTAAGAAAACCGCGTGA
- a CDS encoding methyltransferase, which yields MHAKDAEARFQALDAFLIEYQGLWRPRPFTHLQLPWEAEHPALAHWLRQRSLEDAETSHNHPHDLPAPAPFPQLAAQALQLGAVDKLPTHPLALARHRLNVDVPGRKWQQIEAFGAALNFATTPSHWLDWCAGKGHLGRRVLQPGQQLTCLEYDPTLIASGNALSEHHGLPVTHRLQNVMADVAISPDHTPIALHACGDLHVRLLHLASAAGCKQLALAPCCYNRIGADRYQALSATARASALQLSVDDLGLPLSETVTAGTRVRQQRDTSMARRLGFDRLQRQLRGCDEYLPTPSLPAAWLDKPFADYCRELASLKGLSTGEQDWGALEAYGWRRLAEVRNLELVRGLFRRPLEMWLVLDRALFLMEQGYDVELGSFCEPTLTPRNLMVLAQRD from the coding sequence ATGCATGCCAAGGACGCTGAGGCACGCTTCCAGGCACTGGATGCGTTTCTGATCGAGTACCAAGGGCTGTGGCGACCACGGCCCTTTACCCATCTGCAATTACCCTGGGAAGCCGAGCATCCCGCGTTGGCGCACTGGTTACGCCAGCGCTCGCTCGAGGATGCCGAAACCAGTCACAACCACCCTCACGACCTGCCGGCTCCCGCGCCTTTTCCACAACTGGCCGCCCAGGCGCTTCAACTTGGCGCTGTGGATAAGTTGCCGACACACCCGCTTGCCCTCGCTCGCCATCGCCTGAACGTCGACGTTCCGGGCCGCAAATGGCAGCAGATCGAAGCCTTCGGCGCCGCCCTGAATTTCGCCACCACGCCCAGCCATTGGCTGGACTGGTGCGCCGGCAAAGGCCACCTTGGCCGCCGCGTGCTGCAACCCGGCCAGCAACTGACCTGCCTGGAATACGACCCGACCCTGATTGCCTCAGGCAACGCCTTGAGCGAACACCACGGCCTGCCCGTCACCCATCGCCTGCAAAACGTGATGGCCGATGTGGCGATCAGCCCCGACCACACACCCATCGCCCTGCATGCCTGCGGCGACTTGCACGTGCGTCTGCTGCACCTGGCCAGCGCCGCCGGCTGCAAGCAACTGGCGCTGGCGCCGTGCTGCTACAACCGCATCGGCGCCGACCGCTATCAAGCGCTGTCCGCGACCGCGCGCGCCTCCGCCCTGCAATTGTCGGTGGATGACCTGGGCCTGCCGCTGAGCGAAACCGTCACAGCCGGCACCCGCGTGCGCCAGCAGCGCGACACCTCAATGGCCCGACGCCTGGGTTTCGACCGGCTGCAAAGACAGTTACGCGGTTGCGACGAATACCTGCCCACGCCGTCCCTGCCCGCCGCGTGGCTGGACAAACCCTTCGCGGATTATTGCCGAGAGCTGGCAAGCCTCAAGGGTTTATCCACAGGCGAACAGGATTGGGGGGCGCTGGAAGCATACGGCTGGCGTCGCCTGGCCGAAGTGCGAAACCTGGAACTGGTCCGAGGCCTGTTTCGCCGCCCGCTGGAAATGTGGCTGGTGCTGGACCGGGCTTTATTCCTGATGGAACAAGGCTACGACGTCGAGCTAGGCAGCTTTTGCGAGCCGACCCTCACACCGCGCAACTTGATGGTGCTGGCCCAGCGCGATTAA
- a CDS encoding ABC transporter permease has protein sequence MNWAVIIKWLPKLAQGATLTLELVAIAVIAGLLLAIPLGIARSSRRWYVSALPYAYIFFFRGTPLLVQLFLVYYGLAQFDSVRGSFMWPYLRDPFWCATATMTLHTAAYIAEILRGAIQAIPPGEIEAARALGMSRPKTLFYIILPRASRIGLPAYSNEVILMLKASALASTVTLLELTGMARTIIARTYLPVEIFFAAGLFYLLMAYVLVRGFKLLEKWLRVDACQGR, from the coding sequence CTGAACTGGGCCGTGATCATCAAGTGGCTGCCCAAACTGGCCCAGGGCGCAACACTGACCTTGGAACTGGTGGCAATCGCCGTAATTGCCGGCCTGCTGCTGGCGATTCCTCTGGGCATCGCACGCTCTTCGCGCCGCTGGTACGTAAGCGCCCTGCCCTATGCCTACATCTTCTTCTTCCGCGGCACGCCCTTGCTGGTGCAATTGTTCCTGGTGTATTACGGCCTGGCGCAGTTCGACAGCGTACGCGGGAGCTTCATGTGGCCGTACCTGCGCGATCCGTTCTGGTGCGCCACTGCCACCATGACCCTGCACACAGCCGCCTATATCGCCGAGATCCTGCGCGGCGCGATCCAGGCCATTCCCCCGGGCGAGATCGAAGCGGCTCGCGCCCTGGGCATGTCCAGACCCAAGACGCTGTTCTACATCATCCTGCCCCGCGCCTCGCGTATCGGCCTGCCGGCCTACAGCAACGAAGTGATCCTGATGCTCAAGGCCAGCGCCCTGGCCAGCACCGTGACCTTGCTGGAACTGACCGGCATGGCCCGCACCATCATCGCGCGCACCTACCTGCCGGTGGAGATCTTCTTCGCGGCCGGGCTGTTCTACCTGCTGATGGCCTATGTGCTGGTGCGCGGGTTCAAACTGCTGGAAAAATGGCTGCGCGTCGATGCATGCCAAGGACGCTGA
- a CDS encoding ABC transporter permease encodes MNFDLYGFGPALAAGALMTVKLALTALCLGLVLGLAGALAKTSPYKPLQWLGGAYSTIVRGIPELLWVLLIYFGTVNLMRAIGEFVGNPDLSLSAFAAGVIALGLCFGAYATEVFRGAILAIPKGHREAGVALGLSKFRIFTRLIMPQMWRIALPGLGNLFMILMKDTALVSVIGLEEIMRHAQIGVTVTKQPFTFFMVAAFMYLGLTVLAMTGMHLLEKRAARGFARSAQ; translated from the coding sequence ATGAATTTCGATCTCTACGGATTCGGCCCGGCCCTCGCTGCTGGCGCGCTGATGACCGTCAAACTGGCACTCACGGCCTTGTGCCTGGGGCTGGTGCTGGGCCTGGCCGGAGCTTTGGCCAAGACCTCACCGTACAAGCCGTTGCAATGGCTGGGCGGTGCTTATTCGACCATCGTTCGCGGTATCCCCGAATTACTGTGGGTGCTGTTGATTTACTTCGGCACCGTCAACCTGATGCGTGCCATTGGCGAGTTTGTGGGTAACCCCGACCTGTCCCTGAGCGCCTTCGCCGCCGGCGTCATCGCCCTGGGCCTGTGCTTTGGCGCCTACGCCACGGAAGTGTTTCGCGGCGCGATCCTCGCGATTCCCAAGGGCCACCGTGAAGCCGGTGTAGCCTTGGGGCTGTCGAAGTTTCGGATCTTCACGCGGCTGATCATGCCGCAGATGTGGCGCATCGCCCTGCCGGGCCTGGGCAATCTGTTCATGATCCTGATGAAAGACACCGCGCTGGTATCGGTGATCGGCCTGGAAGAAATCATGCGCCACGCGCAAATCGGCGTGACCGTGACCAAGCAGCCGTTCACCTTCTTCATGGTCGCCGCCTTCATGTACCTGGGCCTGACCGTGCTGGCCATGACCGGCATGCACTTGCTGGAAAAACGCGCCGCCCGCGGCTTTGCAAGGAGCGCCCAATGA